In Pirellulales bacterium, the genomic stretch GGAACGAGACTCGTAGCGGAACTTACAAAAGTTCCGAGACGATTGATTTTCGGAATTCTGGCGAATTCCGCTACGGTATGGATCCTCGTCCCTATCCCCTCACCTCTCGCCCCTTAGTCCCATCCGGCAAACGGTACCTACTCCAACTCCACCGTTTCTTGATGATGGGGAATGATCACCGGCCAGCCACGGGTGCGAGTAAGGGTTTCGGCTAATGATTGGGAACTGGGAAGTTCGCCGTGGGTCAGAAATGTCATCTTGGGCGGGGGGAGGGGCTCCAACCAGCGGAGAAGCTCGCTTTTCCCCGCATGGCCGCTCAGCGCGGGAAGCTTGGAAATGGCCGCCCGCACCGGCACGTCATGGCCATGAATTCGCAAGAAACGCGCCCCATCGGCCAACATCCGCGAGCGGGTTCCCGGCGCGGTATATCCGCCAATAAACACCGTGTTGCGATGGTCCGGCAAACGTTGTTTGAGATGGTGCAAGATTCTGCCGCCGGTCATCATTCCCGAGGAAGAAATGATCATGGCCGGTCCCGCCACGGCGTTAATCGCTTTGGATTCCCCTTGCGAACGGGCCAAATGAATCTGTTTTCCGTCCAAAACACATCCCGGTCCACGCAATTCGCCTTCGCTGAGATCGTGCTCATCGCTGTAGGTGCAATAAATATTGGTGGCATCCACGGCCATGGGGCTATCAATATAAATCGGCAATTCCGGAATTTTGCGTTGTTGCATCAGCACGCGCATCAGATAAATCAATTGCTGGGTGCGGCCAATCGCAAAGGAAGCCACCAGCATAATCCCGCCCCGGGCGATGGCGTCATGCACCTCGCGGACAACTTGCTCGAGCACTGGTTCGGGCGCATGGTCGCGATCGCCGTAGGTGCTTTCACAAATGAGGTAGTCGCAGGGAGGCGGCGAGCCGGGATCGTGATAGAGGGGCGCTTGATAGCGTCCGACATCGCCGGAAAACAGGATTCGCCGCGTGCCGCGTGGCAGGCGGGCCTCCACCTGGATCATGGACGAGCCTAACAAATGTCCCGCGTCAATGTAGCGGGCAAAAAGCGCACCCCCCAACGGAAACCAACTGTTCCTCTCCCGCGGCTGCAGGAGCTTGATCGCGCGGCTGACGTCTTTGTCGTCATATAACGGTAAAGCGGGCTGGTGTTTGCTAAAGCCTTTTTTATTGGCGTAGTCCGCGTCCTCCAGCTGGCATTTGGCGGAATCATACAATGTGATCTCGGTTAATTCAGCGGTCGCGGGAGTGCAATAAATCGCCCCCCGAAAACCGTCCCGCACAAATCGGGGGATATAACCCACATGGTCAATGTGGGCATGCGTGACCAGCAAGGCATCCACCGAGGCGGGGTCGAACGGCAGCGGGTCCCAATTGCGGAGGCGGAGTTCCTTCAATCCCTGAAAGAGACCGCAATCGACGAGGACGCGCTGGTTATCAATTTCGAGGAGATATTTAGAACCGGTCACGGTTTCGGCCGCGCCATGAAAAGAAAGTCGCAGCATGCCGCCGAATCCCCCTGGGAAAACAGGATCAATACAGAAAAGAACTCTCGTGGTGTGCACCGCCCCAAGAGACTGCTCGATTATGGGACGCGGGGGGGCGGAGAGCAAGCGGAAAGGGGATTTTCATTTGTATTCCTCCACGCCTGCTGCCTTTCCCGTCAGCGGCTGCTAAAATAAGGATGCTGGATATGGCGTAGTCGGTATTTGTCGCGCTACGCCATTCCCCCTTTGAATAGCCACAAATTTCCTGCCAGCCGACTTTTATGGGTTTATACGATCGAGATTACGTTCGCGAGGATCCCCGCGGGATTCACCTAGGTGGTGAATGGTCGGGGGTCGTGCTCTTAATTGTGGTAAATGTGGCGGTCTATGTGGTGGATTTGCTTAGCAATTTTAAATTACAGGATTATGCCCGTCTCCAAGCCAATCTCTTTTTTGCCCCGTGGAACGCCTGGCAGCTTATCACCGCCGGCTTTTTGCACTCGGGGGATAATTTAGGGCACCTGTTCTGGAATATGTTTGCCCTCTGGCTTTTTGGCAATGATCTGGAAGGAATTATTGGTAAGCGCCGGTTTATTTTGTTTTATCTCAGCACGCTCATCTTGTCCGGTTTGGCCTGGGTGGCGGTGGAAACACTAACCGCTATCAACACCCCCGGCGCGATCGACCAACTGCACAAACATACGGTCATTGGAGCCTCCGGGGCGATCTCCGGCGTGATCGCCGCCTCCATTTTGTTCCTGCCCAATCGCATTCTGTACTTTTTTGGTGTGTTTCCCCTGCCGGTGTGGCTCTTGGGCATTTTTTACCTGATCGGGGACCTCAGCGGAGCATTGGGTTATCGTGATTCGGATGTCGCGTATGTCGCACACTTGGGTGGGGCGGCGTGCGGTGCCCTCTTTTGGAAAACTGGTTTTAGCCTGGGAGAGTTGTGGCCGTCTGGCTGGCAACTGGGAAATTTTCGCAGTTGGTCCAAAAAACTGCGTCCCAAAAATGTTCGGATTTATCGCCCCCAAGACGCCAGCGACGACCTGGAACCCACTCTGGATCAGACCGACGACGCTGTCGAGCGCATTTTGCAAAAAATTACTGATCAAGGGATTGGCAGCTTGACCGCCGCCGAAAAGCAAATCCTGGAACAAGCCAGTCGCAAACTGCAAAAACGCCGACGTTAAGTATCGTGGTAAGGGTTTCAGCCCGTAACCCAAAGGACTGTTTGCTAAATGGGTCTGTATAATTGGATGAATCGGGCCGTTGGCCCTTCCATTTATACTGTATTCTAAACCTAGGGCGACGCTGCGCTTGCCCTAGGCTGGGATAAGTCGAGCCTTTGGCCCGCAAAGTATCAAACGCCTTTCGCACGGGAATGCTTCAGCAACGAAAAATCTTCGCTCGGTGTCAAAATTTGCAAAGTTAGTAATACTGAAGGTCAGTTTTTCCCCCTGAACCAGCATGGAAGCCAGCGTCATTTCTCGAGAAGTCGCCATTGCCGTGATTGTGCGACAAAACTGTGTCTTGGTGGGGGAGCGTCCCCCCCATGCCAGCTTTGCGGGATATGCGGAATTTCCCGGGGGCAAAGTCGAACCGGGAGAAACCCCGGACGTGGCCGCGGTGCGGGAAACAGAGGAAGAATCCGGCTTGAAGGTGCGGGTCATGCGAATCCTCGACACGGCGGAAAGCCCCACCCCGCGAGGAACGCTGCGACTTTGGTTTTTTCTGTGCGAGTTGCAAGATCCCGACCAGCACCCCGCCCCGCCGTGGCACTGGGTGCCGCGACCTCTGCTAGCGGAATTAAAATTTCCTCCCGCG encodes the following:
- a CDS encoding NUDIX domain-containing protein, with the translated sequence MEASVISREVAIAVIVRQNCVLVGERPPHASFAGYAEFPGGKVEPGETPDVAAVRETEEESGLKVRVMRILDTAESPTPRGTLRLWFFLCELQDPDQHPAPPWHWVPRPLLAELKFPPANAPLLRFLTQGECLITGTR
- a CDS encoding rhomboid family intramembrane serine protease, coding for MGLYDRDYVREDPRGIHLGGEWSGVVLLIVVNVAVYVVDLLSNFKLQDYARLQANLFFAPWNAWQLITAGFLHSGDNLGHLFWNMFALWLFGNDLEGIIGKRRFILFYLSTLILSGLAWVAVETLTAINTPGAIDQLHKHTVIGASGAISGVIAASILFLPNRILYFFGVFPLPVWLLGIFYLIGDLSGALGYRDSDVAYVAHLGGAACGALFWKTGFSLGELWPSGWQLGNFRSWSKKLRPKNVRIYRPQDASDDLEPTLDQTDDAVERILQKITDQGIGSLTAAEKQILEQASRKLQKRRR
- a CDS encoding MBL fold metallo-hydrolase; this encodes MLRLSFHGAAETVTGSKYLLEIDNQRVLVDCGLFQGLKELRLRNWDPLPFDPASVDALLVTHAHIDHVGYIPRFVRDGFRGAIYCTPATAELTEITLYDSAKCQLEDADYANKKGFSKHQPALPLYDDKDVSRAIKLLQPRERNSWFPLGGALFARYIDAGHLLGSSMIQVEARLPRGTRRILFSGDVGRYQAPLYHDPGSPPPCDYLICESTYGDRDHAPEPVLEQVVREVHDAIARGGIMLVASFAIGRTQQLIYLMRVLMQQRKIPELPIYIDSPMAVDATNIYCTYSDEHDLSEGELRGPGCVLDGKQIHLARSQGESKAINAVAGPAMIISSSGMMTGGRILHHLKQRLPDHRNTVFIGGYTAPGTRSRMLADGARFLRIHGHDVPVRAAISKLPALSGHAGKSELLRWLEPLPPPKMTFLTHGELPSSQSLAETLTRTRGWPVIIPHHQETVELE